DNA sequence from the [Limnothrix rosea] IAM M-220 genome:
GTCACTGGCGTAATAGTCTAAAGGTTTCAGTTTTCTAATATTTCGTATCTTTTTCGTAAACAATGGAACATTCTGCCTCAGCATGACGAAAATCCAGAAAATCAGTCAACTAACTCCCGACCAAGAAGACCAGTTAAGCCATTACCAAAAGAAGTGGCGCAACTTAATTTTTCCCACCGCTTCTGCAACTGAAACCGAAATGCGGGCAGCCGTAGGTCAAGCTTATGAATACCTGAATTTGCCGTCCCCTGAGATTTACATTTTTGAGAGTCTATTTGATGTTCCAGATGTTTGTTGGTCGAATTCACCCTGGCAAAACCCCGGCAACGCTATTTCGCTACAACAAACGCTTTTGCAGCCCTTAATCTCAATCGCGGCTAGCCAAGTTGGCGGTCGCCTTTGGGGAAAACTGTGGAACATTGCGCCAAGACAAGATTACACGCCGCTTTATCCCAAGGGATGGAGTCAGCGCGCTCGAAAAAAAATATGGATGGATGATTTTTTTAGGGATCCATTTGGGTTGCGTCATTGCGGTCGAGTTGATTTTTGCCAAGGGGTTCTAGGCTGCGCTCTTGATACTGATGCGTGGGATACGCTGTATGGCTTGATTCAGCTGGGAGGCTGGTTATTTCCCCATGAACATCTCTGTATCGCAATTCAAAAACGTCTAATAAATGCGACTGGCAGTTCATTAGGCTCCGAGAACCTTGCCCTCGTTAACGGCTTAACTCAAGTGGAATCTCAAATCCTTGTGAGGTTGCAATTAGCCCCTTTAGAAGCCGCCGCAGGTCGCCCGAAGCAAGCCTTTGACCAGTGGGCTGATCTCGTTGCTGTCGCCCAAGGACAGTTATCAGGAATCGTTCGCGATCGCACTTTACTCGCGATTGTTCAGCAAGCTCGATCAATTACGACTTGTACCGACATGGATGAATATCCGTTTATCTATGGTGCAACTTCTCCCTTCGCATCTCAGGTCTGGGAGAAGTGCCGAGAGATTGTGCAATTGATCGAAACACCAGAGTTGAAAATGAAAGCTCAGTCTGTGCTCCCGGCAACCTAACAGAGGCGATCGCCACGTTTACGACCCTTCGATACTTTGCAGTGATGTTTCTGGCGGAGATTGGGAATCTTCTTGGAATGCTTTAACGGCAGTATTTATGGTTGGAAAGATGCGATCTTCCCCAATTTTTTGAAGCATCCCGGAACGTTTTAGTTGGGCGTATAAATCTTGTTTGACCCGCATCATGGCAAAGGTAATGTCTTGCGAATCCAACTCATGCATAAATTCTTCGAGCATATCCGAAGCAGTAATGTCGATTTCGGCGATCGCCTTTGCTCCCAGCAACAGTTATTGACATGTGATTATGGGAAAAACTTGTTTAATATTCAAGAAGCCAAACACCTTGAACCGAAACTCAGTATTTACTCAATTGGTTTGAGAGTTTGAGAAAGCTCCGGCAAGATTTCTGCAATCTTTTCAGTACTTGTTTCTGTGGTCGAAAGACTAAGAACTAAAACCGAATTATTTGTCTGCCGCGCGAAAACCATACCAGCAATTGGCGTTTTGCCTTGTACACCACGCCAAGGCAGCTCAATGCCAATGTCATTACCCGTAAATGCCCCAGCAATAAAGCCTTCTCCCGTAGCGAGGGTATCCACAGCGATTTGAGCGAGCTGATCATCTTCAAGATGGCGATCGCCAGCCTTTGGGCGAACAGTGACGGTGTAGGCTAAGTCACCTTCGGGAGATTCTACAACGAACATTCCCGCTAGAGGGGTCATTTTATAGCCTGAGATAATACCGACTTCAAAGCGTCCAGCAGGGTCTTGGTAAGTGGAAGTTTCAGCGTGGACTGCAATAAGGTTGCCTAAGCTAAAGCCCATCACACTAAGGGCGGTCAT
Encoded proteins:
- a CDS encoding STAS domain-containing protein, whose product is MLGAKAIAEIDITASDMLEEFMHELDSQDITFAMMRVKQDLYAQLKRSGMLQKIGEDRIFPTINTAVKAFQEDSQSPPETSLQSIEGS